ACGCCCGGTTGGCAACTCGTTGAACAGCGCGGCCAGTCGTGCCGCCTGCGCCGCACGAGAGTGGCTCTGAATGCTGATCATGTTGTCATTCAAGGCGGCGCACAGGGCTTCGGGGGCTGCGATGGCCGCAAGCCATTGCCTCAGGGCCTGTTCAATGTCGCTGCTGGTGCCGATGTCGGCCAGCCAGGTGGCTTTGAACGGCGCCAGAAACGCCGCCGACTGCCCCTTCGCATCGACCAGCCCCAGCACCGGGCGTCCACACCGCAGGTATTCATAAGCCTTCGCGGGGATCTGCGTGTTGAACTGATGGCCCTGAAACAGCAACAACACATCGGCCCCCATCATCTCAGAGACGGCCTCTCGGTAAGGGATGGGCGGTGCGGCATCGAAGACGTCGGCCAAACCATGCGCCTGAGCCAAGGCCTTGAGACTTTGCTCCTGGCCACTGGCCCGGAACCGGATGCACAGGCGATCGCGTTGCAACAGGCCCTGTTGGAGCAAGGCATTGACAGCCCCGAAGAAGGCTGAGGGGTCTCGCTCTTCAGGATAGATGCCCCCGCTGTGCAGCATCAGCACGGTGCCGTCGCTCACACCAGGACGTTGGGGCTTCAGTTGGGAGAAGGCTTCTTCGTCATACCCGTTGGCCACCACCCTGAACTTGTCACGCAAATGCGGGTACCGCACCGCATGATCGGCCGCCGCGGCTTCGGTGGTGAAAACGCAGCGATCGGCCTTGTGCATGACATGCCGCTCCAGTCGGGTCCACACCCACCCCTTCAACCCGGTGAGGTCGTCGCCGCTGGCGGTCATCGGGTCGCGGAAATCGGCCACCCAGGGCTTGCCCGTCCACCGGGCCAGCACGCTGGCGATCATGTGTGCCGTGGGAATGGGGTAGGTGCTCCAGATCACATCGGTGGCACCCGATGCCGAGTTGAGGTAGCGCCACCCTTGACGGACGCCCCCCCAGCACCAGCTGGCCCAACGGTCTGGCAGCGCCATCACACCCAGGTACTTGCCGCGAAATGACAGGTCTCGCGCCACGTCCAGTGCGCCAGCACGGATCACCTGACACCGTGCGGGAATGTCTGCCACCAGCTCGGCCGACGTGCGCACATAGGCCGACGGTCGGGCCGTCAACACCGTGGTCTCCCAGCCATGGGAAGGCAGGTATTTCGTGAAGTTCAAGGTGCGCAGCAGCCCGCTGCTGCCCGACTGCGGCGGAAAATGAAAGGCCACCATCATGGCGCGCTTGCCTGCTTCGGCCGGCGACGGACGCTGGGCCAGGTTGTCCTGGGGCTGCGGTCGGTGCCCGAGGTTGCGCAGCAACTGACCATGCATGCGCCAGGCGCTGGGCCCCCAGGGGGTGAACCGTGGCAAGGCGAGAAAATCTGACGCGGTGTGCGCATAGCCAGACGCGGTGGTCACGGCGTAGCGGTAGCCCAGCTTGCGCAGCATGTCCACATGGCTGGCAGCGAAATCCTTGCCCGGCAGGCCGTTGGGGTAGGCAAAGCCGTCCACCGTGGCGCCAATGATCTGCTCCAGCGTGGCCTTGCTGCGTTCGCATTCCTGCCATGCTTCGTCGGGCGAGCAATGGCTGAGCACGGTGTGGTTGACCGAATGTGCGCCCACCCCAAACCCACGGGCATGCAAGCTGCGCACATCGTCGGGGGTGAACTGGCTGGCCAGGGCGCCTGCCTCGCCCGCCGTGGGTACGCCGCAGGCCCGCTCGATGCGACACAGCAACTGCTCTCTGTCGGCCTGATCGGTGTACTTCAAGCGCTTGGTGAGGCGATTGAACACCAGCTGGCGACTGGCCAGTCGGCCATCGATGGCGCCCACCTCTGCGTGCACCGATCGCAGGTCGACACCGACGTCTGCACGGGTCAAGGCGTACCTGAGTCGCTCCGTCCAGAGTGCAGCGCCACCCAATTGGCCTGTGGTGACGAAAAACGTGGCGTGCACATTGAGCCGCTCCAGCAACGGAGCCGCGCCCTCGCACCAGCCCGGGTATCCATCATCGAAGGTGACAGCCGCAGCCCCCTTGGGCAAACGCCCCGCACGAACCAGTTGCAGCCCCTCACTCAGTGGCACAAACGTGAACGCACCTTTCAGGGCCACAAGAGTTTGCTCCAGCTGCGCCAGGCCCACGTCGTCCGGCCACAGCGGGTCAGGCACGGCAGGTACGCCGTGAAAGGCCAGGATGGTGAGTTTGTCCGAGCTCAGCCATCGCAACAGGGGCTTCATCATGCCTTCACCCTTCCAGGCTGGCCAGCCACCTGCGCAGAGATGAGGCGATACAGAACGAACATGGCCGTCATGATGTAGTAAGGAACTTCGTAGTACGCCACGCTCAGGGCCGATCCCCCCACCAGGTAGGCGATCATGCTGGCCGACAGGGCCACCGCCAGGGACCGTGCCCATGCCAACTCCACCGGGCGCTTCTTGACCATGGCGAGAATCTTGCGCCAGTAATGGAAGGGAGTGACCATGCACATCAGGAACAACGCCAGGCCCACAAAACCCAGGTCGCCCATGACCTCGAAATAAATGCTGTGAGACGCGGCAGGGCGTGGCACATCGGGCGTTTCGTACATGCCCAGCAAACCAGGCTTGTAACGGAACTGCTCAAAAATCGACCAGGCCTGGCCGGCGTGGTAGCCGCCGCCAAAGACGGGGTTTTCAAGGGCAATGGCGCTGGCACGTTTCCACGCCGTGACACGCCCCATGAACGACGCATCCTCGTTGGCCGTCTTGATGGTGTTCATGCGCTCGAACCAGTCGTCGGGCGCCAGGGACAACGCACTCACCGCCACCAGACAGACCACCACGGCCCCCACCACCTTGCGCTTGCTGAACATCAGCATCCAGAAGGCCGCCAGGATGACCGTGATCAATGCGCCGCGGGAGTCGGTGGCCAGCACCGCCAGCGTCATGACGGACATCCCGCCCACGCTCATCCAGCGCATCCAGGTTGACGACGCGTACTGGTACAGGTAGGCCCACAGCGGAATCACCATCACCAGCATCATGCCGTAGTGGTTGTTGTCGCCGAACTTGGGGATGCCAGCCGCGTTGTGCCCACCCAGACTGGACAGGTACTTCAGGCCATCGAGCACACCGTGGTAACTGATGGCGCTCGCGATGAGCAACACAAAGATGTTGATGCGATCACGACTGACCAGAAACAGAGGCAACACCAGGCACAACAAGGCCGTCTTGAGCATGTTGCTGAACAGCTCCCAGTTGCGGTCCAGGCCTGGATAGGCCAAAGAGGCAGACGCCAGTCCATGCACGATCATCAGGATCAGGATGATCGAAAAGCCGTGCATGTGGTCACGCAGCCCCACGAACTCCTTGCGCACCACCATGCCACCCAGCGCAATCATCGCGAAGATCTGGACCACACCGATGCTGGTCATGAAGCCATAACTCAGCCCGTTCAGGCCGATCAGGCCCGCCCAGCACCACATCATCACGGCCACGAAAGAGTTTCGCAACGCCAGGGGCAGCAGGGCCAGGGCAAACAGCGCAATGGCAATGTCACGCACGCCGAACACCCTCGCGCTTGCCCTTGGAGCGCTTGTCATCCTTCGCATTCAAGGGGGGCCGAGTGAAGTCAAACAGCTTCATGGGGCGCTTGTCAGGGCGGGCGCCCGTGATCTTGGCTGAATCAAACATGAGCGCGTAGATGAACACCAGCATGCCCACAAAGATGATGGACTCGACCACATCAACCCTTTCGCAAGCTCGTCAAAACACCGCCATGCTCAGCGCCAGATGCCACGCGTGTCGATCACGACCTTGTCCTTGATGAGCTCGCGGTCGATTTCGATGAACTCGGCGTGATCCACCAGCAACACCAGGATGTCGGCCTCCTGCAGCGCCGTCCTGATGTCCACCAGGGGCACGGGCGATTTGCCAGGCTCGACATTGGGGTCACAGGCCTTGACGATCCCGATGTCCGCGGCCAGCAGATCTTGCGCGATCTCCAGGGATGGCGATTCGCGCATGTCGTCGATGTTGGCCTTGAAGGTCAGGCCCATGCAGACGATGACCGGGCGTTTGAAGCGCTCTGCCTTGGCCTTGACCCGCTCGATCACCCAATGCGGCTTGTGGTCATTGACCTCACGCGCGGTGCGGATCAGGCGGGCGGTTTCGGGCGCGCTTGACACGATGAACCAAGGATCTACCGCGATGCAGTGCCCGCCCACGCCGGGGCCTGGCTGCAGGATGTTCACGCGCGGATGGCGGTTGGCCAGCGCAATCGTTTCCCACACGTTGATGCCCAGGCGGTCACAGATGAGCGACAGCTCGTTGGCAAAAGCGATGTTGACATCACGGAAAGAGTTTTCGACCAGCTTGGACAGCTCGGCCGTGCGGCTGTCGGTTTCCAGGATGGCGCCACTGCAAAACGTTTTGTAGAGCTCTTTGGCCTTGGCAACGGCCGCCTTGCTGGTGCCGCCAATGATGCGGTCGTTGTCCACCAGTTCTCGCAGAATGTGGCCTGGCAGCACGCGCTCGGGGCAGTGTGCCGCGTAGACCTTGCCACCCAGCTCAGGGCGCATCTCCACGACGATGCGCTCGATGAATTCGGTGGTGCCCACCGGCGAGGTGGACTCCAGGATGATCAGATTGCCCTCTTGCAGGAAGGGCACGATGGCGCGCGTGGCCGCCTCCACATACGACAGGTCTGGCGCCTTGGGGTTGTCACCCTCGGGCTTGAATGGCGTGGGCACCGCGATGATGAAGGTATCGCCCTGCTCAGGCACCAGCGATGCACGCAAGTTGCCGCTGTTGACGGCCGATCGAACCAGGATGTCCAGATCGGGCTCGATGATGTGAATGCGCCCCGAGTTGATGGTGTTGACGGCATTCTCATTGACATCCACCCCCACCACCGTGTGGCCCTTGGTGGCCAGCATCGACGCCGTGGGCAGGCCAATGTAGCCCAGCCCCATGACGATGATTTTCTGAAATTCCCGCGGCATTCAGCAGCTCCTGCGCATGTTTTGAAGACTTTCGACGATGCGGCCCACAGCCTGCCCGTCGCCGTACGGATTATGGGCTTTCGCCATGGTGGTGTAAGCCCCTGAGTCAGTGAGCAAACGCTCGCATTCTTGAACGATCACAGCGCGGTCCGTGCCCACCAGCTTCACGGTGCCGGCGTCCACGGCCTCGGGGCGCTCGGTGGTCTCACGCATCACCAGCACGGGTTTGCCCAAAGAGGGGGCTTCTTCCTGAACGCCGCCCGAGTCAGTGATGATCAGGTAGGCCCGGTCCATCAGGTACACAAATGGCAGGTAGTCCACCGGGTCGATCAGGTGCACGTTCGACAGCCCTCTGCTGGCCAGAATGTCATTGACCGGTTGCCTCACGTTGGGGTTCAGGTGCACCGGGTACAGCACCTCGATGTCGGGGTGCCGCTCCGCCAGGTCTGCCAGGGCCAGGCAGATGTTCTGAAACCCGTCGCCGAAGTTTTCGCGGCGGTGGCCGGTCACCAGAATCAACCGTTTGGCTGCATCCAGGAACGAAAACCGCGCATCCAGCTCGCTGCGCAAGGCCGGCTGTTCTTTCAGGCGGCTGACCACCTCCAGCAAGGCATCGATGACGGTATTGCCTGTGACGTGGATGGTGGCAGGCGGCACGCCTTCTTTCAGCAGATTGCGTTGGGCGGCCTCGGTGGGGGCAAAGTGCAGGTCGGCCACGGCCCCCGTCACCTTGCGGTTGATCTCTTCAGGAAACGGCGCCAGCTTGTTGCCCGTGCGCAAGCCCGCCTCCACGTGCGCCACCTGGATGCGGGCGTAGAACGCCGCCAGGCTGGTGGCCAGCGTGGTGGTGGTGTCACCATGCACCAGCACCCAGTCTGGCTGCTCGGCTTGCAGCACCGGCTTGAGCCCCAGCAGGATGTTGGTGGTGACGTCGTACAGATCCTGACCGGGCTTCATGATGTCCAGATCATGGTCAGGCTCGATCTCGAATAAGCGCAACACCTGGTCCAGCATCTGCCGGTGCTGGGCTGTCACGCACACGCGGGTCTCGATGCCCGGCGTGGCCTGAAGGCGTTTGACCAATGGAGCCATCTTGATGGCCTCGGGCCGCGTTCCGAACACAACCATCACTTTCATACCCACATCCTTTCAACCCTGTTGATTGAACAAGCCTTCATAGCGCGACAGCATCGCGTTGAGGCTGTGCCGCGATTCGGCCTCCTGACGGGCCAGGCTGGCGCGCTGTCTGGCAGCCGGGACGTCTTGCGCCACCGCCCACAGCGCTGCGGCCATGGCCTCCACCTGTGCCGATGGCACCAGCACCCCCAGCCGACCGTGGTCCAGCAAGCGCGCGTTGCCGCCCACGTCCGTGGCGATGATGGGCAGCGCCGATGCCATGGCCTCCTGCAAGGTGCAGGAGGTGCCCTCGGCCAGCGACGGCAACACAAAACAGTCCAGCTGGCGCAGCAGCGTGGCAATGTCTGAACGTGCACCAGGCAGCCACACGCGGTCTTGCACCCCCGCCTGGCGGAAGAAGGCCTCCAGGCCCTCCCGGCCCGGCCCGGCACCGATCAGGGCCAGACGCCAGTGCGCGGTTGCCGCCGGATGCTGGCGCAAGGCCTCCACGAAAGCCTGCCCCAACAGCATCTGGTTCTTGATGGGCTCCAGCCTGCCCACCGTGCCGATCACCCATGGGCCCACGGGATCGAAAGGCCAGTCGGGCGGCGTGGGGTCTGACACATCAGGGCAGAAGGTCTGGGTGTCCACCCCATTGGCGATCAGCTCGACCCGGCTGGCCTCGATGCCCACCCGCTCCAGCAGGTAGCGCTGCAACTGCTCCGACACCACCACAAACTGCTGCACGAAGCGCTGGTACACCCGCCTCAGCCACTGGTACTTGCGGTTGCTGCCATCGGGGTCGGCCACATCCCAGCCGTGCTCGGCGTGCACCCTCCGGGGCACACCGGCGGCGGCCGCCACCGGCGCAAACTCCAGGGCCGCCAGGTTGCAGCTGTGAAACACATCAGGCTTCAACTGGCGCAGCAGCCGCCACATGCGCGGGTACATCGCAAAGGGCTGCCCGGGCGGCTTGTCCAGCGCCACAAACCGAACATCGGAATGCTTCACCCGCCGCTGAAAGTCAGGGTCCACGCTCGTCAGGGCCACCACCGTATGCCGAAAACGGTCTGCGGGCAGACCATTGATCAACTGCACGATGACGTTCTCCAGCCCACCGGCTGCAAAGCGGTAGACCAGGTGGACAACGTGGCGGCGCTGGCTCATGACGCGCCCTGTGCCAGCACCCGCCGAAACAGGGCCAATTGGCCTTGGGTCGTGCTGTTCCAGCTAAAGCCTTCGGCGTAGGCCCGCGTGGCTGAGCGCTCGGGCGGGTTGCCGCGCAG
This genomic window from Aquabacterium sp. A3 contains:
- a CDS encoding putative O-glycosylation ligase, exosortase A system-associated translates to MRDIAIALFALALLPLALRNSFVAVMMWCWAGLIGLNGLSYGFMTSIGVVQIFAMIALGGMVVRKEFVGLRDHMHGFSIILILMIVHGLASASLAYPGLDRNWELFSNMLKTALLCLVLPLFLVSRDRINIFVLLIASAISYHGVLDGLKYLSSLGGHNAAGIPKFGDNNHYGMMLVMVIPLWAYLYQYASSTWMRWMSVGGMSVMTLAVLATDSRGALITVILAAFWMLMFSKRKVVGAVVVCLVAVSALSLAPDDWFERMNTIKTANEDASFMGRVTAWKRASAIALENPVFGGGYHAGQAWSIFEQFRYKPGLLGMYETPDVPRPAASHSIYFEVMGDLGFVGLALFLMCMVTPFHYWRKILAMVKKRPVELAWARSLAVALSASMIAYLVGGSALSVAYYEVPYYIMTAMFVLYRLISAQVAGQPGRVKA
- the wecB gene encoding non-hydrolyzing UDP-N-acetylglucosamine 2-epimerase yields the protein MKVMVVFGTRPEAIKMAPLVKRLQATPGIETRVCVTAQHRQMLDQVLRLFEIEPDHDLDIMKPGQDLYDVTTNILLGLKPVLQAEQPDWVLVHGDTTTTLATSLAAFYARIQVAHVEAGLRTGNKLAPFPEEINRKVTGAVADLHFAPTEAAQRNLLKEGVPPATIHVTGNTVIDALLEVVSRLKEQPALRSELDARFSFLDAAKRLILVTGHRRENFGDGFQNICLALADLAERHPDIEVLYPVHLNPNVRQPVNDILASRGLSNVHLIDPVDYLPFVYLMDRAYLIITDSGGVQEEAPSLGKPVLVMRETTERPEAVDAGTVKLVGTDRAVIVQECERLLTDSGAYTTMAKAHNPYGDGQAVGRIVESLQNMRRSC
- a CDS encoding TIGR03088 family PEP-CTERM/XrtA system glycosyltransferase, whose amino-acid sequence is MSQRRHVVHLVYRFAAGGLENVIVQLINGLPADRFRHTVVALTSVDPDFQRRVKHSDVRFVALDKPPGQPFAMYPRMWRLLRQLKPDVFHSCNLAALEFAPVAAAAGVPRRVHAEHGWDVADPDGSNRKYQWLRRVYQRFVQQFVVVSEQLQRYLLERVGIEASRVELIANGVDTQTFCPDVSDPTPPDWPFDPVGPWVIGTVGRLEPIKNQMLLGQAFVEALRQHPAATAHWRLALIGAGPGREGLEAFFRQAGVQDRVWLPGARSDIATLLRQLDCFVLPSLAEGTSCTLQEAMASALPIIATDVGGNARLLDHGRLGVLVPSAQVEAMAAALWAVAQDVPAARQRASLARQEAESRHSLNAMLSRYEGLFNQQG
- a CDS encoding polysaccharide deacetylase family protein produces the protein MMKPLLRWLSSDKLTILAFHGVPAVPDPLWPDDVGLAQLEQTLVALKGAFTFVPLSEGLQLVRAGRLPKGAAAVTFDDGYPGWCEGAAPLLERLNVHATFFVTTGQLGGAALWTERLRYALTRADVGVDLRSVHAEVGAIDGRLASRQLVFNRLTKRLKYTDQADREQLLCRIERACGVPTAGEAGALASQFTPDDVRSLHARGFGVGAHSVNHTVLSHCSPDEAWQECERSKATLEQIIGATVDGFAYPNGLPGKDFAASHVDMLRKLGYRYAVTTASGYAHTASDFLALPRFTPWGPSAWRMHGQLLRNLGHRPQPQDNLAQRPSPAEAGKRAMMVAFHFPPQSGSSGLLRTLNFTKYLPSHGWETTVLTARPSAYVRTSAELVADIPARCQVIRAGALDVARDLSFRGKYLGVMALPDRWASWCWGGVRQGWRYLNSASGATDVIWSTYPIPTAHMIASVLARWTGKPWVADFRDPMTASGDDLTGLKGWVWTRLERHVMHKADRCVFTTEAAAADHAVRYPHLRDKFRVVANGYDEEAFSQLKPQRPGVSDGTVLMLHSGGIYPEERDPSAFFGAVNALLQQGLLQRDRLCIRFRASGQEQSLKALAQAHGLADVFDAAPPIPYREAVSEMMGADVLLLFQGHQFNTQIPAKAYEYLRCGRPVLGLVDAKGQSAAFLAPFKATWLADIGTSSDIEQALRQWLAAIAAPEALCAALNDNMISIQSHSRAAQAARLAALFNELPTGR
- the wecC gene encoding UDP-N-acetyl-D-mannosamine dehydrogenase gives rise to the protein MPREFQKIIVMGLGYIGLPTASMLATKGHTVVGVDVNENAVNTINSGRIHIIEPDLDILVRSAVNSGNLRASLVPEQGDTFIIAVPTPFKPEGDNPKAPDLSYVEAATRAIVPFLQEGNLIILESTSPVGTTEFIERIVVEMRPELGGKVYAAHCPERVLPGHILRELVDNDRIIGGTSKAAVAKAKELYKTFCSGAILETDSRTAELSKLVENSFRDVNIAFANELSLICDRLGINVWETIALANRHPRVNILQPGPGVGGHCIAVDPWFIVSSAPETARLIRTAREVNDHKPHWVIERVKAKAERFKRPVIVCMGLTFKANIDDMRESPSLEIAQDLLAADIGIVKACDPNVEPGKSPVPLVDIRTALQEADILVLLVDHAEFIEIDRELIKDKVVIDTRGIWR